A stretch of DNA from Desulfallas thermosapovorans DSM 6562:
CAAAACTATTTTTAAATCAACCTTAATCTCATCTTCAAAAACAGTAACTTTGGCAACAAACTGCTGGACGAGTTGCTTTAACAGCTCCTCGTTTTCTTTATCCTTAAACTGCTGATACAGGCTTTCAAAGTAAAGCTCAACATCCTTTTGAGTCAACGTGATGGCCGTCCTGGCGGATAGCCTGTCCAAGTCCTGCTGCAGCAAAGCCGCTTCCTGTTCCCGCCTGGATAACTGCTGCACCAGCGCGTCCGATGCCTGACCCTGCTCGATTAAACGCAGCAGGTTGTTTATCGCTGTTTGAACTCGCTTGAGTTCCTTTTCCAGGTACTTTTTCTCATCATAAGACTGGTTATATAACTGGTGATAAAAATCTATGGTTTTCTTAACCAGCGTCGGTCGAACATCCGGGGCAAAGATTTTATCTATTTCATCAAGAGCCATTTGCTCCAGCACGTTTTTCCTGATGCGCCGGTTGGTGCAGGTCCTGGTGCGGTCCCGGGCCCCGCATTCATAATACCCGTAGCGGGTGCCGTTGTTGGTGGCGGTATTGCCTATATAAGCGGTGCCGCACACTCCACAGAATACCAAACCTGTGAGCAGAAATATAGTTTTGGCTTTCTGCCTGGCCCGTTCGGGGTTTTGCTTGCGCTTAAGCATTCTTTCCTGCACCCGGTTGAATAAGGCCTCGTCGATAATGGCGGGAATGGCACCGGGGATGCGGATGATCTCTTCCGCCGGTTTTTGCCGGCGGTTGTTTTTGCGCCCGTAGGCTGTCCTGCCCTGGCGTTTGTTGAACGTGTAGACGCCGATATATTTTTCGTTCTTTAAAATTTCGTGCAAAGAGTTTTTGCCGAACGGACCGCCCCGTTTTGTGCGGTAACCAAAAGAGTTCAATTCGTCGATAATCCTGTCGTAACCAAAACCTTGATCATACATATCAAAAATCAGGCGCACGGCCTTTGCTTCATGTTCGTTAATCATGTAGCTGCGGTCCGGCCCCACGTCCAGTCCCAGGGGCGGGATGCCGCCGCAGTGTTTGGCCTGCAGGGCGGTTTCTTTCATCCCTTTCATGGCTTCCCGACCCAGGTTTTTACTGTAATACTCGGCCAGGCCTTCCAGCAAGCTTTCCAGCAGGATGCTTTCTGGCGAATCGTCCAGGTGTTCCAGAACGGATTCCATTTTTACCCCGGCGCGGCGCAGTTCCCGCTTATAAAAGGCGCTGTCGTAGCGGTTGCGGGCAAAACGGTCCAGTTTGTGAATAATTAGAGCATCGAACAAGCCGTCCCGGGCGTCCTGGATCATCTGCTGGAACTGGGGGCGGTCGTCGGTCAGGGCGGAGCGGGCTTCGTCGGTGTAAGTTTTTACGATGGTGTAACCCTTGCGTTTGCAGTATTCCGTACAGGCCCGCACCTGGGCGGTAATGCTTTCTTCCCGCTGGTTGTCGCTGGAAAATCGGGCGTAGATAACTGCTTTCAATTTAGGCTGACCCCTTTCATGGTATTTCTTCATTCATACTGGATATTTCGCTGACGAACCGGCTCAACTGGTCGAGTTTTCCGGAGGCGGCCATTTCAGTGATCATGCATTTATAGTCTTCCGCCTTCTCACCGAGTATCAGCTCGCAAGAAAAACGATTGGCCTGGTATTCCTGCTTGGAATACGAAAACGTGTTGTGTAAAACAAATACGAAGTTTGTCGATGGATGCAATAAAAAATGGCCCAGTTCGTGTCCGCAGACAAATTGCTGTTCTGCTTCCGACAGGCCGTTGTTAATGGCAATTATTCTTTTGTTGCCCAGCGACATGGCCAGGCCTTTTATTTTTCGAAACGGGGCGAATAAAACTTTAATCCCCAGACTGCGGGCAATATCCAGCGGTTTCTCCCCGCTCTTGGCAAGCTTCCTGGCTTCTTTATACAAAAACATAAGCTAAATATCACTTTCCTTTGGGCTGCTTGGAAGCGGCTCTTTCTTTTTTTAATGCCTCCCAGGCGGCGCGCAGCGCCAGCATGATATCATCTTTCACTTCTTCATCAAGGGGATCGCCGAAGATGCGCAGGTTGGGTTGCTCTCGAATAAATTTATCCAACTCGATGTCGGTGGGCGGGGTGTCTTTTTCCCACCAGGGGGCCGCTTCATTATCGTTCAACCCCAGCAGGTAGTCCACAGAGACTCCCAGTAGATTTGCGATTTTGCTAGTCATTTCCAGGTCCGGAGTCCGGTAGTTGCGCTCGTATCCAGACAAAGTGCCGATTTTAATGTTCAGCAATTTGGCCATATGCTCCTGGGTCCAGCCTTTTTTTTCCCTTTCCTCTTTGAGCCGTTTGGCAAACTTTTCATTACGCACCTCGCTTATCACCCCTTGGCGTTAGTATAGCACGACGCTTACTTTGATAATATATTTTTAAGCGAAATGCTAAAAATTTTCTTGACATAAGCATAACGCTTATTATAAAATGGGTTAACAGGTAAGCATATCGCTTAGAAAGGAGTGTCGTTATGCATGTTGGTAAGCGGATTAAGGAGATACGCCAGGAATCGGGCGTGATGGCCAAGCATGTGGCCCGCAAAGCGGGTATCTCGCTGTGGTATCTGTCCATGATTGAAAACGGCAAAAGGGTCCCGTCCCTGGAAAAACTGGAGGCCATAGCCGATGTGTTGGGTGTGGATGTAGCCCGGTTTTTTTTAGCCCACGAAGTAAGCGAAACGCTTAATAAGGAACAGGCGAGGTAACCCATATGCAGGTAGCACTATGCAGAGTTACCGCCAGGCGATACAAAACCAGGTTGGTGACCACCGGGCGGCAGATTATCGGCTTCACTGCGGATGATCCCGATGCATATCTGGATCAAATGGCCAGGATACTGGCGCATGGTTTATATATGCAATTAAACAAAAAAGAGCAAAAATTAGTTGTTCAGAAAAGATGTGGAAAATAAACTGCGCTAAGTTTATCACTAGTCAATTAGTCAACAATACTCAGCTTTATGACAAACAGCGGCACAAAGGGGGTGAAAACAGGTGGAATT
This window harbors:
- a CDS encoding recombinase family protein; its protein translation is MKAVIYARFSSDNQREESITAQVRACTEYCKRKGYTIVKTYTDEARSALTDDRPQFQQMIQDARDGLFDALIIHKLDRFARNRYDSAFYKRELRRAGVKMESVLEHLDDSPESILLESLLEGLAEYYSKNLGREAMKGMKETALQAKHCGGIPPLGLDVGPDRSYMINEHEAKAVRLIFDMYDQGFGYDRIIDELNSFGYRTKRGGPFGKNSLHEILKNEKYIGVYTFNKRQGRTAYGRKNNRRQKPAEEIIRIPGAIPAIIDEALFNRVQERMLKRKQNPERARQKAKTIFLLTGLVFCGVCGTAYIGNTATNNGTRYGYYECGARDRTRTCTNRRIRKNVLEQMALDEIDKIFAPDVRPTLVKKTIDFYHQLYNQSYDEKKYLEKELKRVQTAINNLLRLIEQGQASDALVQQLSRREQEAALLQQDLDRLSARTAITLTQKDVELYFESLYQQFKDKENEELLKQLVQQFVAKVTVFEDEIKVDLKIVLVTIGGGGGS
- a CDS encoding ImmA/IrrE family metallo-endopeptidase — protein: MFLYKEARKLAKSGEKPLDIARSLGIKVLFAPFRKIKGLAMSLGNKRIIAINNGLSEAEQQFVCGHELGHFLLHPSTNFVFVLHNTFSYSKQEYQANRFSCELILGEKAEDYKCMITEMAASGKLDQLSRFVSEISSMNEEIP
- a CDS encoding helix-turn-helix domain-containing protein encodes the protein MRNEKFAKRLKEEREKKGWTQEHMAKLLNIKIGTLSGYERNYRTPDLEMTSKIANLLGVSVDYLLGLNDNEAAPWWEKDTPPTDIELDKFIREQPNLRIFGDPLDEEVKDDIMLALRAAWEALKKERAASKQPKGK
- a CDS encoding helix-turn-helix domain-containing protein; the encoded protein is MHVGKRIKEIRQESGVMAKHVARKAGISLWYLSMIENGKRVPSLEKLEAIADVLGVDVARFFLAHEVSETLNKEQAR